From Humisphaera borealis, the proteins below share one genomic window:
- a CDS encoding efflux RND transporter permease subunit, producing MLKRLIAFSIQNALLVLLAAVAVLGLGVYQLQHMPVDVFPELNAPTVIILTEAGGLSADEVEQYVTFPIESGLNGLSGVRRVRSGSAISLSVVYVEFDWGTDIYRARQQVGERLVAAEERLPKNVHVEIAPITGITGEIMLLSLAATKPSVTDTDLRAHAEYDLTNRLQSVPGVAMVVSIGGELPEYQVNVRQDELRLYGLTTDDVVAAARKAHSADSAGYLPNVGGLELPVRQSARVRSVDDIKATIVKYHQGKPVTIGQVAEVVMAGAPKRGTASEGGRPAVVLSVQKSPGANTLQLTADIDKALDAAEAGVPDGMQLNRFVMRQANFINISLQNVLHVLRDAAILVTIVVILFLLNIRTAIITLTALPLSLAVALLALSALGLSINVMTLGGLAVAIGELVDDAIIDVENVFRRLRENAALPELQRKSFTRVIFDASNEIRSAVVFATVIIVIVFIPLLFLQGIEGRFFRPLGIAYITSILASLVVALTVTPAMCRYLLRGKLARHADREGFLVRWLKAAYAPTLRAVLGARWLVLGVAVVMTGLSLWLANTFGTEFLPRFNEGTITVFLTAPPGTSLVESNRLAAAVDVQMMQVPGVRSVVRRTGRAERDAHAEPPNRSEIELSLNPGVRRQDVLPELDKVLARIPGIGAETGQPMEHRLSHILSGTPAAIAISVYGEDLPKLRQAAAEVEQALRAIPGTRDVTGNREATVISLPIKYRHEDLARYGLTPAEAASQVKQALAGEIVAEVNDGFRRYDLTVRLHPDERRGVEDVGQLILHGQGGALVRLNEVADLGREHAPMGITRENARRKAVISTNVADGYNLGHLVEQVKAKVDPIVARYGYAIVYGGQFEAQQSAARTIYLMGAGVLVVILVLLYIALGTFRAALLVMVNLPLALVGGVVAVYLTESRSILGNTLALFGGGDARYQAPVISIASMVGFVTLFGIAVRNGILMVDHYRNLQREGKSVHDSIVQGSMERLVPILMTALAAVLGLVPLAIAGGEPGSELLAPLAVVVLGGLVTSTLLNLVVVPAGYALVFRDSQSPKARNWAYESRENLLSEPVASH from the coding sequence ATGCTCAAGCGACTGATCGCATTTTCTATTCAAAACGCGCTGCTCGTGCTACTGGCGGCGGTTGCCGTACTGGGTCTGGGCGTCTATCAGCTTCAGCATATGCCGGTGGACGTCTTCCCCGAACTGAACGCGCCCACGGTCATCATCCTGACGGAAGCGGGCGGGCTTTCGGCAGATGAAGTGGAGCAGTACGTCACGTTTCCCATTGAATCGGGGTTAAATGGTCTGAGCGGCGTCCGCCGAGTTCGCAGCGGCAGCGCGATCAGTCTTTCCGTTGTCTATGTCGAGTTTGACTGGGGCACCGACATCTATCGCGCCAGGCAGCAGGTGGGAGAGCGGCTGGTCGCCGCCGAAGAACGGCTTCCGAAGAACGTCCACGTCGAGATCGCGCCGATTACGGGCATTACCGGCGAGATCATGCTGCTCTCTCTCGCTGCAACGAAGCCTTCGGTCACGGACACCGATCTTCGCGCCCACGCGGAGTACGATCTGACCAACCGCCTGCAATCGGTGCCAGGGGTGGCGATGGTCGTTTCCATCGGCGGAGAGTTGCCGGAGTATCAGGTCAATGTGCGACAGGACGAATTGCGGCTCTATGGGCTGACGACCGACGACGTTGTCGCGGCCGCCCGCAAGGCCCATAGCGCCGACAGCGCGGGCTACCTCCCGAATGTCGGCGGCTTGGAATTGCCCGTGCGCCAGTCGGCCCGCGTACGGTCCGTGGATGACATCAAGGCGACCATCGTCAAGTATCATCAGGGTAAGCCGGTCACCATCGGACAGGTCGCCGAAGTGGTCATGGCCGGCGCACCCAAGCGAGGTACGGCGTCTGAAGGTGGCCGGCCGGCGGTGGTACTAAGCGTTCAGAAATCGCCCGGCGCGAACACGCTTCAACTGACGGCCGACATCGACAAGGCGCTTGATGCCGCCGAGGCCGGGGTGCCCGACGGCATGCAGTTGAATCGGTTCGTCATGCGACAGGCGAACTTCATCAATATCTCGCTTCAGAACGTGCTTCACGTGCTCCGCGATGCCGCAATCCTCGTGACGATTGTCGTGATCCTGTTTCTGCTGAACATACGGACTGCGATCATCACCCTTACCGCTTTGCCACTTTCGCTGGCGGTTGCACTTCTGGCGTTGTCAGCACTGGGCCTCAGTATCAACGTCATGACGCTCGGCGGTCTGGCCGTTGCCATTGGCGAACTAGTCGATGACGCGATTATTGACGTCGAAAACGTCTTCAGACGGCTGCGCGAGAATGCGGCGCTGCCCGAACTACAGCGCAAGTCCTTCACCCGTGTCATCTTTGACGCCAGCAATGAGATTCGATCGGCAGTGGTGTTCGCGACGGTCATCATCGTGATCGTGTTTATTCCACTCTTGTTCCTTCAGGGAATCGAAGGCCGGTTTTTCCGCCCGCTGGGCATTGCCTACATCACGTCGATCCTCGCATCCCTTGTCGTCGCGCTGACCGTTACGCCGGCGATGTGCCGTTACCTCTTGCGCGGCAAACTGGCCCGGCACGCAGACAGGGAAGGATTTCTCGTTCGTTGGCTGAAGGCGGCTTATGCCCCTACGCTTCGCGCGGTCCTCGGTGCCAGATGGCTTGTTCTGGGGGTCGCGGTCGTCATGACGGGGCTGAGTTTGTGGCTCGCCAACACTTTCGGCACGGAGTTCCTGCCCCGATTCAATGAGGGCACGATCACCGTGTTCCTTACCGCGCCACCGGGAACAAGCCTTGTCGAAAGCAATCGTCTCGCGGCGGCGGTGGATGTGCAGATGATGCAGGTGCCGGGTGTCCGCAGTGTGGTCCGACGAACCGGCCGGGCCGAACGTGATGCTCACGCCGAACCGCCGAATCGCAGCGAAATTGAACTGTCGCTGAATCCCGGTGTTCGCCGGCAGGACGTGCTTCCTGAACTCGACAAAGTCCTGGCACGCATTCCGGGAATCGGCGCAGAAACCGGTCAGCCGATGGAGCACCGGCTCAGTCATATCCTGTCCGGAACCCCGGCGGCGATCGCCATCAGCGTGTACGGCGAAGATCTGCCTAAGCTTCGACAGGCCGCTGCCGAGGTAGAACAGGCACTACGAGCCATTCCCGGGACTCGTGACGTCACCGGCAATCGCGAGGCGACGGTCATCTCGCTTCCCATCAAGTACCGCCACGAGGATCTGGCCCGTTACGGATTAACGCCGGCAGAAGCGGCCTCCCAGGTGAAACAGGCTCTGGCGGGAGAGATCGTCGCCGAAGTCAACGATGGATTCCGCCGCTATGACCTGACCGTCAGGCTGCACCCCGACGAGCGGCGCGGCGTCGAGGACGTGGGGCAACTGATCCTGCACGGACAGGGCGGAGCGCTGGTCCGCCTGAATGAGGTCGCGGATTTGGGACGTGAACACGCGCCGATGGGCATCACCCGGGAAAACGCGCGTCGAAAGGCGGTCATCTCGACCAATGTCGCCGACGGCTACAACCTGGGGCACCTGGTGGAGCAGGTGAAGGCGAAGGTCGATCCGATCGTCGCTCGATACGGATATGCCATCGTCTACGGGGGGCAATTCGAAGCGCAACAGTCGGCAGCTCGCACGATCTATTTGATGGGTGCTGGCGTGCTCGTTGTCATCCTCGTATTGCTGTACATCGCGCTGGGCACGTTCCGGGCGGCGCTGTTGGTGATGGTCAATCTTCCGTTGGCGCTGGTGGGTGGCGTCGTTGCGGTCTACCTTACGGAATCGCGGAGTATCCTGGGCAACACCCTGGCTTTGTTCGGCGGCGGCGACGCCCGCTACCAGGCACCGGTCATCTCGATCGCGAGCATGGTCGGCTTTGTGACGCTGTTCGGCATCGCGGTGCGAAACGGCATCCTGATGGTAGACCACTACCGAAATCTGCAGCGCGAGGGCAAGTCGGTTCACGATTCCATCGTACAGGGTTCCATGGAGCGGCTGGTGCCCATTCTTATGACCGCGCTGGCCGCCGTCCTCGGACTCGTTCCGTTGGCCATTGCCGGTGGCGAACCGGGGAGCGAGTTGCTCGCGCCTCTGGCTGTCGTCGTGTTAGGCGGATTGGTAACCAGCACCCTGTTGAACCTTGTAGTCGTCCCGGCGGGTTACGCCCTGGTGTTCCGGGATTCGCAGAGTCCGAAAGCTCGAAACTGGGCGTACGAAAGCAGGGAAAACCTGCTTTCAGAGCCCGTTGCTTCTCATTGA
- a CDS encoding phosphorylase family protein — MTRPRLQIFTAIDMERRAVRHALTRAFDSGAARAFDWELSAIGVRAVHLPRVLDPSTTLVVLAGLAGGLDPALRVGDLVLDIPATSADRGPQYMQPVRDVHSRRDVHSTDDITAIAAQSSAVAGRIWTSPQPVATPADKAALFRRTGAVAVDMEGDLVAALARSAGVPFVHLRAISDTAGDAIDPRVLSLVNDLGRPKPLKLAAYLLADPRRVAALKRLGAHANLAVERLGSEVARLMPPWTR; from the coding sequence ATGACGCGTCCCCGGCTACAGATTTTCACGGCGATCGACATGGAACGCCGTGCCGTGCGGCACGCGCTGACCCGCGCTTTTGACTCGGGTGCCGCCCGGGCGTTCGACTGGGAACTTTCGGCGATCGGCGTGCGCGCGGTGCACCTCCCACGGGTACTCGACCCGTCCACGACTCTGGTCGTCCTCGCCGGCCTGGCCGGCGGGCTCGATCCGGCTTTACGGGTCGGCGACCTGGTCCTGGACATACCCGCGACAAGTGCCGACCGCGGCCCGCAGTACATGCAGCCCGTGCGCGACGTCCACTCTAGGCGCGACGTTCACTCCACGGACGACATCACCGCTATCGCCGCGCAGTCCTCCGCCGTCGCCGGTCGAATCTGGACCTCTCCCCAGCCAGTCGCGACACCGGCCGACAAGGCCGCGCTGTTTAGGCGCACCGGCGCTGTCGCGGTGGATATGGAAGGGGATCTGGTTGCGGCGCTGGCGCGATCGGCGGGCGTGCCATTCGTCCACCTCCGCGCCATCAGCGACACCGCCGGCGACGCGATCGATCCGCGCGTGCTGTCACTCGTCAATGACCTCGGCCGGCCGAAGCCTCTGAAGCTGGCCGCCTATCTGTTGGCAGACCCGCGACGCGTGGCCGCCCTCAAACGTCTTGGGGCCCACGCCAACCTGGCCGTCGAACGGTTGGGAAGCGAAGTGGCCCGGCTGATGCCGCCGTGGACACGGTGA
- the hpnH gene encoding adenosyl-hopene transferase HpnH: protein MGVPVSQMWTVATYVLKQKLLRRRRYPLVLMLEPLFRCNLACAGCGKIQYPAHILKKDLSPEQCFKAVDECGAPMVSIPGGEPLLHPKIKEIVEGLVARKKYIYLCTNALLLKEKIDLFTPSKYLTFSVHLDGQREHHDFAVCREGGYDVAVEGIKEAVKRGFRVTTNSTLFDGADANSVRAFFDETMALGVEGMMLSPGYSYDKAPDQKHFLGKARTKRLFSKILSNRSKKWVFNQSPLFLEYLMGKRHYTCTPWGMPTYNVFGWQKPCYLLQDGYADTFAELMEETEWERYGTESGNRKCANCMVHSGYEASAVNDTFGSVRGFLATVRAVLFGGAYKNDEALAALNDKPDSGPLVQLKITRASKNERETVEV from the coding sequence ATGGGCGTACCCGTCTCGCAAATGTGGACCGTCGCGACGTATGTGCTGAAGCAGAAGCTGCTTCGCCGCCGTCGCTACCCGCTCGTGCTCATGCTCGAGCCGCTGTTCCGCTGCAATCTGGCCTGTGCCGGTTGCGGCAAGATCCAGTACCCGGCCCACATTCTGAAGAAGGATCTCTCGCCAGAACAATGCTTTAAGGCGGTTGATGAATGCGGGGCGCCGATGGTCAGCATTCCCGGCGGCGAGCCGTTGCTGCACCCGAAAATCAAGGAGATCGTCGAGGGCCTGGTCGCCCGCAAGAAGTACATCTATCTGTGCACCAACGCTTTGCTGCTGAAAGAGAAGATCGATCTCTTTACGCCGAGCAAATACCTGACCTTCAGTGTTCACTTGGACGGGCAGCGCGAGCATCATGATTTCGCCGTCTGCCGGGAAGGCGGATACGACGTCGCGGTGGAGGGGATCAAGGAAGCGGTCAAACGTGGCTTCCGCGTCACCACCAACAGCACCCTCTTCGACGGTGCCGACGCCAACAGCGTGCGGGCATTCTTTGATGAGACCATGGCGCTGGGCGTCGAAGGGATGATGCTTTCGCCGGGCTACAGCTACGACAAGGCGCCCGACCAGAAGCACTTCCTGGGCAAGGCCCGCACCAAGCGGCTGTTCAGCAAGATCCTCTCGAACCGCAGCAAGAAGTGGGTCTTCAATCAGAGCCCGCTGTTCCTCGAATACCTGATGGGCAAGCGGCACTACACCTGCACGCCCTGGGGTATGCCGACGTACAACGTGTTCGGCTGGCAGAAGCCGTGCTACCTGCTGCAGGATGGCTACGCCGACACGTTCGCCGAACTAATGGAAGAGACCGAGTGGGAGCGCTACGGCACCGAGAGCGGCAACCGCAAGTGTGCCAACTGCATGGTGCACAGCGGCTACGAAGCCAGTGCCGTCAACGACACGTTCGGCTCGGTACGGGGGTTCCTCGCGACGGTCCGTGCGGTGCTCTTCGGCGGTGCGTACAAGAACGACGAAGCGCTGGCGGCACTGAACGACAAGCCGGATTCGGGGCCCCTGGTGCAGTTGAAGATCACGCGAGCGAGTAAGAACGAGCGCGAGACGGTCGAGGTGTAG
- the shc gene encoding squalene--hopene cyclase, with translation MLTADATAAEPLSDRSLETASTGTLSSSTLDRAIEAACEALVARQDPAGFWCAELQGDSILESEYLLLMWILGREAEPDLPLIANYLRKIQNPDGGWSLYPGGPADISGTVKGYFALKLMGDSPDAPHMRRARELILSLGGAEKCNTFTRFYFACLGQISFDACPSIPPEIVFLPKWFYFNLYHVSAWTRTMILPLGLVTTFRRARKLKPEQGISELYLDRQAANRLSLKPLSGLPKTWQEIFLRIDQLLKVYDKTPNDTLRQKAIKKAEEWILDHLSGSEGLGAIFPPMVYLLIVFQLLGYPENHPRVVKAHKELRDFFIQDGDEIRIQPCLSPMWDTGIALNALAEAGLSPGDDVARRSTQWLLAKECRVASDWQKNCRPVEASGWFFEFENAHYPDTDDTAMVCTSLSRVGGPDAQSAVKRGVNWLLAMQNDDGGWAAFDRTTDRPLLEKIPFADHNAMQDPSCPDITGRVIEGLGRCGMRVGHPAIDRAVQYIRKQADADGAWWGRWGVNYVYGTWQVLTGLKAVGQDMSESWTRKAADWLLSVQKPDGSFGETCASYDDARLKGQGDSTASQTAWGAMGLMAVHGASHPAIEKAIRWLIETQTHEGSWEETNYTGTGFPRVFYLKYHYYRLYFPLTALARYRRLRS, from the coding sequence ATGTTGACCGCCGACGCGACGGCCGCCGAACCTTTGTCCGATCGTTCCCTCGAGACGGCGAGCACCGGCACGCTCTCCAGTTCCACGCTCGATCGCGCCATCGAAGCCGCGTGCGAAGCACTGGTCGCGCGTCAGGACCCTGCCGGCTTCTGGTGTGCCGAGCTTCAGGGCGACAGCATCCTCGAATCCGAATACCTCCTGCTCATGTGGATCCTCGGCCGTGAAGCCGAGCCCGATCTGCCGCTCATCGCCAACTACCTCCGCAAGATCCAGAATCCCGACGGCGGCTGGAGCCTCTACCCCGGCGGTCCGGCCGATATCTCTGGCACCGTCAAAGGCTACTTCGCGCTCAAGCTCATGGGCGACAGCCCCGACGCCCCGCACATGCGCCGCGCCCGCGAGCTGATCCTCAGCCTTGGCGGAGCCGAAAAGTGCAACACCTTCACGCGGTTCTACTTCGCATGCCTCGGCCAGATCAGCTTCGACGCCTGCCCGAGCATTCCGCCGGAGATCGTCTTCCTGCCCAAGTGGTTCTACTTCAACCTGTATCACGTCTCGGCCTGGACACGGACGATGATCCTGCCGCTGGGCCTGGTGACAACCTTCCGCCGGGCCCGCAAGCTGAAACCCGAGCAGGGCATTTCCGAGCTTTACCTCGACCGCCAAGCCGCCAACCGCCTGAGCCTTAAACCCCTGTCGGGCCTCCCGAAAACCTGGCAGGAGATCTTCCTTCGCATCGATCAGCTCCTGAAGGTCTACGACAAGACGCCCAACGACACGCTGCGGCAGAAGGCGATCAAGAAAGCCGAGGAGTGGATTCTCGATCATCTCAGCGGCTCCGAAGGACTGGGTGCGATCTTCCCGCCGATGGTTTATCTGCTGATCGTCTTCCAACTGCTCGGCTATCCCGAAAACCATCCTCGCGTCGTCAAAGCCCACAAGGAACTGCGAGATTTCTTCATCCAGGACGGCGACGAGATCCGCATTCAGCCGTGCCTGTCGCCGATGTGGGACACGGGCATTGCGCTCAATGCACTCGCCGAAGCCGGCTTGTCGCCGGGTGACGATGTCGCCCGCCGATCGACCCAATGGCTACTTGCCAAAGAATGCCGCGTCGCCTCCGACTGGCAGAAAAACTGCCGGCCGGTCGAGGCGTCGGGCTGGTTCTTCGAGTTCGAGAACGCCCACTACCCCGACACCGACGACACCGCGATGGTATGCACGTCGCTCTCTCGTGTCGGCGGTCCCGACGCACAATCCGCCGTGAAACGCGGCGTCAACTGGCTGCTGGCGATGCAGAACGACGACGGCGGCTGGGCCGCGTTCGACCGCACCACCGACCGCCCGCTGCTGGAGAAAATCCCCTTCGCCGACCACAACGCGATGCAGGACCCCAGCTGCCCCGACATCACCGGCCGCGTCATCGAAGGCCTTGGCCGCTGCGGCATGCGCGTCGGTCACCCGGCGATCGACCGGGCCGTCCAGTACATTCGCAAACAGGCCGACGCCGACGGCGCCTGGTGGGGGCGGTGGGGCGTCAACTACGTCTACGGCACCTGGCAGGTGCTGACCGGCCTCAAAGCCGTCGGCCAGGACATGAGCGAGTCCTGGACCCGAAAGGCCGCCGACTGGCTGCTCAGCGTGCAGAAGCCGGACGGTAGTTTCGGCGAGACCTGCGCCAGCTACGACGACGCGCGTCTCAAAGGTCAGGGCGACAGCACCGCCTCGCAAACCGCCTGGGGCGCGATGGGCCTGATGGCCGTCCACGGCGCCAGCCACCCCGCGATCGAGAAAGCCATCCGCTGGCTCATCGAAACGCAGACCCACGAAGGCTCGTGGGAAGAGACGAACTACACGGGCACCGGCTTCCCGCGCGTCTTCTACCTGAAGTACCACTACTACCGGCTGTACTTCCCACTGACGGCGCTGGCGCGGTATCGAAGACTGCGCTCGTAG
- the hpnE gene encoding hydroxysqualene dehydroxylase HpnE, translating into MPTKPSKTPENAIVIGGGLAGMAAAVALQSAGVSVTLLEASRRLGGRAGSFEDPQTGEQLDNCQHVLLGCCTNLRDFYRRVGAEHLIRYDRTIRFVDATGRGYDLFGIRGLPAPLHLGPSMLWFSLLSIPERLAISRAMLEMLWMGRAGRLALADTSFGDWLDAHDQPPELVAKFYDPVLVGALNEQCRDASAAYAIQVFQDAMLANEAGYVVGVPNCPLSRLYGSLPVKDVRLGVRVRELRFVGQRISGVILQAGEELTADAIIIATGHHTARRLVGDARTATDVRFIQSAGLTDVPILGVHLWFDRPVLPQPHVALVSGPLQWLFRKDDIGTSLHGVISAARDWVGRSTDECLALFERQVRQTLPAARDAKLIRGVVVVEKRATFSPSPGSDRHRASQAPPPGGIDNLYLAGDYTITGWPATMEGAVRSGYLAADAILSASHIAHPPFLVPDLPIEWPARLAGLGCD; encoded by the coding sequence GTGCCAACCAAGCCATCGAAAACTCCCGAAAACGCGATCGTCATCGGCGGTGGTCTGGCCGGCATGGCGGCGGCGGTCGCGCTGCAATCGGCCGGCGTCTCGGTCACATTGCTCGAAGCAAGCCGCAGGCTCGGCGGCCGAGCCGGGTCGTTCGAAGACCCCCAAACCGGCGAGCAACTCGACAACTGCCAGCATGTCCTGCTCGGCTGCTGCACCAACCTTCGCGACTTCTACCGCAGGGTTGGTGCCGAACACCTGATCCGCTACGACCGCACCATCCGCTTCGTCGACGCCACCGGTCGCGGCTACGACCTGTTCGGCATACGCGGCCTGCCCGCACCGTTGCACCTGGGTCCGTCGATGCTGTGGTTCTCGCTCCTCTCGATTCCCGAGCGCCTCGCCATCAGCCGGGCGATGCTCGAGATGCTCTGGATGGGCCGCGCCGGGCGACTGGCCCTGGCCGACACCTCCTTCGGCGATTGGCTCGACGCCCACGACCAGCCGCCTGAATTGGTCGCGAAGTTTTACGATCCCGTCCTCGTCGGCGCCCTCAATGAGCAATGCCGCGACGCCAGCGCCGCCTACGCAATCCAGGTCTTCCAGGACGCAATGCTCGCCAACGAAGCGGGGTACGTCGTCGGCGTTCCCAACTGCCCGCTCAGCCGGCTCTACGGCTCGCTGCCGGTGAAAGACGTCCGGCTCGGCGTCCGCGTCCGCGAACTTCGGTTCGTTGGACAACGCATCTCCGGCGTCATCCTTCAGGCCGGCGAAGAACTGACCGCAGACGCGATCATCATTGCCACCGGACACCACACCGCCCGTCGCCTGGTCGGCGACGCTAGGACCGCGACGGACGTTCGCTTCATACAGTCGGCCGGGCTGACCGATGTGCCGATCCTCGGCGTGCATCTCTGGTTCGATCGGCCGGTGTTGCCGCAGCCCCACGTGGCACTCGTCTCTGGCCCGCTCCAATGGCTCTTTCGCAAGGACGACATCGGCACGTCGCTGCACGGCGTCATCAGCGCGGCCCGCGACTGGGTGGGGCGATCCACCGACGAATGTCTCGCGCTCTTCGAGCGGCAGGTCCGCCAGACGCTGCCGGCCGCACGCGACGCGAAGCTGATTCGCGGTGTCGTCGTCGTCGAGAAGAGGGCGACGTTCTCGCCATCGCCCGGCAGCGACCGACACCGCGCGTCGCAAGCTCCGCCACCCGGCGGAATCGACAACCTCTACCTCGCCGGCGACTACACCATCACCGGTTGGCCGGCGACGATGGAAGGCGCGGTGCGCTCCGGCTATCTCGCCGCCGATGCGATACTGTCCGCGTCGCACATCGCCCATCCGCCGTTCCTAGTTCCCGATCTGCCGATCGAGTGGCCGGCACGTCTTGCCGGTCTCGGCTGTGACTGA
- a CDS encoding phytoene/squalene synthase family protein has protein sequence MTMTSATMPTTTLAGTDEALLASSALCRQITRRAARNFYHGLKLLPEPKRSRMYALYAYMRLLDDIADEDDGRSHDRRLADLAAWRELTSEVLESRLPEGTGPDIWPAFADLVHRHAIPLHIFESAIAGQRQDLVSTRFETFEQLREYCYRVAGVVGIASVYVWGYEGGQATLDLAIERGVAFQLTNILRDIQSDARGGRIYLPREDLDAAGVTDEQILQGRGGPKFVEMVRFQIARAEASYEKSADLENRISRDSRPTLGAMTEIYRGLLKKIAKDPECILRQRVSLSLLDKVLIASRAKRATWAR, from the coding sequence ATGACCATGACGTCCGCGACCATGCCCACAACCACGCTTGCTGGAACCGATGAAGCGCTATTGGCGTCGTCGGCGCTGTGCAGGCAGATCACCCGCCGGGCGGCGCGGAACTTCTATCACGGACTCAAACTCCTTCCCGAGCCGAAGCGCTCGCGCATGTACGCGCTCTATGCCTACATGCGTCTCCTCGACGATATTGCCGACGAAGACGACGGCCGTTCGCACGATCGCCGGCTGGCCGATCTTGCCGCGTGGCGTGAGCTCACTAGCGAGGTCCTGGAGAGCCGCCTGCCGGAGGGCACCGGACCCGATATCTGGCCGGCGTTCGCAGATCTGGTGCACCGTCACGCCATCCCGCTGCACATCTTTGAATCCGCGATCGCCGGGCAGCGGCAGGACTTAGTCTCAACCCGGTTCGAAACCTTCGAACAGCTCCGCGAGTACTGTTACCGCGTCGCCGGCGTGGTCGGCATCGCCAGTGTCTACGTCTGGGGCTACGAAGGCGGTCAGGCCACGCTCGACTTGGCAATCGAGCGGGGCGTGGCGTTCCAGTTGACCAACATCCTTCGCGACATCCAGAGCGATGCCCGGGGCGGACGCATCTACCTCCCACGAGAGGATCTCGACGCCGCCGGCGTAACCGACGAACAGATCCTCCAGGGTCGCGGCGGACCGAAATTCGTCGAGATGGTGCGATTCCAGATCGCCCGCGCCGAGGCGTCGTACGAGAAGTCGGCCGACCTGGAGAACCGCATCAGCCGGGATAGCCGGCCCACACTCGGCGCGATGACCGAGATCTATCGCGGCCTGCTCAAAAAGATTGCCAAAGATCCCGAGTGCATCCTGCGGCAGCGGGTCTCGCTGTCACTGCTGGATAAGGTGCTGATCGCGTCCCGCGCCAAGCGTGCCACCTGGGCGCGATAG
- the hpnC gene encoding squalene synthase HpnC — translation MTRLAVSSEPVPSADVGSRAQSIGLERLQPLVRRLISTESLDRSDHDSAEALTRQLVSTQYENFSVVSTLLPKRLRQDFCNVYAFCRTADDLGDELGDQRLSLEQLAILRRQTVAAFDGRSQTPLFQALSRTVERHRLPVEPFLDLISAFEQDQTVTRYADDEQLLDYCRRSANPVGRLVLLMCDYRDAGRASLSDDISTALQLINFWQDVRRDLLDRDRIYLPKSAMQRFGVTEAGLRHQIEVGRGDESFRRLIEHQLDAADRQMDRGRALLPLLGRSVRGQVSLFAAGGMAISRAIRRQNFDTLSRRPSLSRWQKSRLVATALSAAAGVALTDAMSSIMGPRSSRAGAGRLPTAPSVGELE, via the coding sequence ATGACCCGATTGGCGGTTTCCAGCGAGCCTGTACCCTCCGCCGACGTCGGCTCGCGGGCGCAATCGATTGGCCTTGAACGGCTCCAGCCGCTCGTTCGGCGACTGATCTCGACCGAATCGCTCGATCGTTCTGACCACGACAGTGCCGAAGCGCTGACCCGGCAACTGGTCAGCACGCAGTACGAGAACTTTTCGGTCGTCTCGACATTGCTGCCCAAACGTCTGCGCCAGGATTTCTGCAACGTCTACGCCTTCTGCAGAACGGCCGACGACCTGGGTGACGAGCTTGGCGATCAACGGCTTTCGTTGGAGCAGCTTGCAATCCTGCGACGGCAGACGGTGGCCGCTTTCGACGGTCGCAGCCAGACGCCGCTGTTCCAGGCCCTGTCCCGAACCGTTGAGCGGCATCGATTGCCGGTCGAGCCGTTTCTGGACCTGATCAGTGCGTTCGAGCAGGACCAGACGGTCACGCGTTACGCCGACGACGAGCAGCTTCTGGACTACTGCCGCCGCAGTGCCAACCCTGTCGGTCGCCTGGTGTTGCTCATGTGCGACTATCGGGATGCCGGGCGAGCGAGTCTGTCGGACGACATTTCGACGGCGTTACAGTTGATCAACTTCTGGCAGGACGTCCGACGTGATCTGCTGGATCGGGATCGGATCTATCTGCCGAAATCGGCAATGCAGCGATTCGGCGTCACGGAAGCCGGGCTGCGGCATCAGATCGAAGTCGGTCGGGGCGATGAATCGTTCCGCCGATTGATCGAGCATCAGCTCGACGCAGCCGACCGCCAGATGGACCGCGGACGAGCGTTGTTGCCGCTGCTCGGCCGTTCGGTGCGCGGACAGGTGTCGCTGTTCGCCGCCGGCGGGATGGCGATCTCCCGGGCGATTCGTCGGCAGAACTTCGACACGCTGTCGAGGCGGCCGTCGCTATCGCGGTGGCAAAAGAGCAGGCTTGTGGCCACGGCGTTATCGGCCGCTGCCGGAGTTGCTCTGACCGACGCGATGTCGAGTATCATGGGCCCTCGAAGCAGCCGTGCGGGCGCCGGACGTCTTCCGACCGCGCCGAGTGTTGGAGAACTTGAATGA